The Salvia miltiorrhiza cultivar Shanhuang (shh) chromosome 1, IMPLAD_Smil_shh, whole genome shotgun sequence genome has a window encoding:
- the LOC130989718 gene encoding beta-glucuronosyltransferase GlcAT14C-like — protein MKMNKLKLLPMIPCSNKSCFLSSVVALMVLVVTLSHLCDQTKRLSSKYTTISHTHLQPRRAPSKGPNAPPILAYWILGTKGENRRMMRLLKAIYHPRNHYLLQLDSSASHHERLELSIWAHSEMVFEQFGNVDVVGKSYAVNPMAASGLAAVLHAAALILRLREDWDWFVPLSTSDYPILPQDDILYAFSSLPKDVIFMGYNNATSFQKRQSARQIVVDPSLYLTKKASIFYAVETREKPDAFEIFGGSPWMVLTRGFLEHCVNGLDNLPRKLLMYFNNVVFPLQSYFQTVLCNTPHFQNNILVNNDLRHTEAHLSHTHPSPAAIFATPFRKDDPRMQEIDEKLLNRGRGKFVPGKWCNQTGLVNHTSAVRSGQYLCSIWGDIDAVQPSVKGIELKDFFLRGVGEKNMASSQCTSYVMHEATKI, from the exons ATGAAGATGAATAAGTTGAAGTTATTGCCAATGATCCCTTGTTCcaataaatcatgctttctgaGCTCTGTAGTGGCTCTAATGGTGCTAGTAGTGACACTGTCACATCTCTGTGATCAAACCAAGAGATTATCATCCAAATACACCACAATTAGTCACACACATTTGCAGCCTAGGAGGGCACCTTCAAAGGGGCCTAATGCACCTCCAATCTTGGCCTACTGGATCCTCGGAACGAAGGGCGAAAACCGGAGGATGATGAGGCTTTTGAAGGCCATCTACCATCCAAGAAACCACTACCTTCTGCAGCTTGATTCATCTGCTTCTCATCATGAGAGATTGGAGCTATCCATTTGGGCTCATTCTGAGATGGTGTTTGAACAGTTTGGGAATGTTGATGTTGTTGGGAAGAGCTATGCTGTGAACCCAATGGCTGCATCAGGATTGGCTGCAGTGCTCCATGCCGCGGCCTTGATCCTCAGGCTGCGCGAGGATTGGGATTGGTTCGTGCCGTTGAGCACCTCAGATTATCCAATCTTGCCTCAAGATG ATATTCTCTATGCTTTTAGTTCACTGCCTAAAGATGTCATTTTTATGGGATACAACAATGCTACTTCCTTTCAAAA GAGGCAAAGTGCTAGGCAGATTGTTGTGGATCCAAGTCTATACCTCACAAAGAAGGCTTCCATTTTCTATGCTGTAGAAACTAGAGAAAAGCCAGATGCATTTGAGATATTTGGAG GTTCACCTTGGATGGTGCTAACAAGAGGCTTCTTGGAGCATTGTGTGAATGGATTGGACAACCTTCCTAGGAAGTTACTAATGTACTTCAACAATGTTGTCTTCCCACTTCAATCCTACTTCCAAACTGTCCTATGCAACACTCCCCACTTCCAAAACAACATCTTGGTGAACAATGACTTAAGGCATACTGAGGCACACTTGTCACACACCCATCCTTCACCAGCAGCAATCTTCGCGACGCCATTCAGAAAAGACGACCCTCGGATGCAAGAGATCGATGAGAAGCTTCTCAATCGCGGCCGTGGCAAGTTTGTGCCCGGGAAATGGTGCAATCAAACAGGGCTAGTGAATCACACTAGTGCAGTGAGAAGTGGTcaatatttgtgttcaatttgGGGAGATATTGATGCTGTGCAGCCAAGTGTTAAAGGGATTGAGTTGAAAGACTTCTTTTTGAGAGGTGTGGGAGAGAAGAATATGGCAAGTAGCCAGTGCACAAGCTATGTCATGCATGAAGCTACAAAGATTTAA
- the LOC130989730 gene encoding B-box zinc finger protein 32-like, which yields MKVRLCELCNAKAAVFCPSDAAFLCWTCDAKVHEANFLVARHVRLGVCSNCRSFTADLVAGVGPRPSANCRSCPPESAEEDDLGSISSTSSSACASSTTTSPPEKVYSGDSSSSSRRRTSSRPRVGRLKAAEGVFADWCGKLGMETGSAARTACRALNSCGDRWTALPFRVCLAAAMWLGLRLSLERSVLTWRVLKRLEEISGVPAKIIVAAVSKLERGVRGGEVDNRRRPQLEEGWAEC from the coding sequence ATGAAGGTGCGGCTGTGCGAGCTCTGCAATGCGAAGGCTGCCGTCTTCTGCCCCTCCGACGCCGCATTCCTCTGCTGGACATGCGACGCCAAGGTCCATGAGGCGAACTTCCTCGTCGCGCGCCACGTCCGCCTCGGCGTCTGCTCCAATTGCAGGAGCTTCACCGCCGATTTGGTCGCCGGCGTAGGCCCCCGCCCCTCCGCCAACTGCCGCTCCTGCCCGCCAGAGTCGGCAGAGGAGGACGACCTCGGCTCGATCTCGTCAACCAGCTCCTCCGCGTGCGCCTCCAGCACCACCACCTCGCCGCCGGAGAAGGTTTACTCCGGCGACTCGTCCTCCTCCTCGCGGCGGCGGACGTCGTCGAGGCCGCGGGTGGGTCGTCTCAAAGCGGCGGAGGGTGTTTTCGCCGATTGGTGCGGCAAGCTCGGGATGGAGACCGGCTCGGCTGCACGGACGGCTTGCAGAGCGTTGAATTCGTGCGGCGATCGGTGGACGGCCCTGCCGTTCCGCGTGTGCTTGGCGGCTGCGATGTGGCTCGGGCTGCGGCTCAGCCTTGAGAGGTCGGTGCTGACGTGGAGGGTTCTGAAACGGTTGGAGGAGATCTCCGGCGTGCCGGCGAAGATTATAGTAGCCGCCGTGTCGAAATTGGAGCGAGGTGTGAGAGGAGGTGAAGTGGACAACCGGCGCCGGCCTCAACTGGAAGAGGGATGGGCTGAGTGCTAG